A genomic window from Trueperella bialowiezensis includes:
- a CDS encoding metallopeptidase family protein, protein MAVEMSPERFEELVADALDEIPEHFASQLENLVFLIDDEPTEEQLKESDGEELLGLYEGIALTDGDFFGYAEPNRIWIFRGPTLRMCETEEEVAEEVIITVFHEVAHHFGIEEDALWDMGWA, encoded by the coding sequence GTGGCAGTGGAGATGAGCCCCGAACGGTTCGAAGAACTCGTTGCCGATGCGCTTGACGAAATCCCAGAGCACTTCGCCTCCCAGCTTGAGAACCTCGTGTTCCTCATCGACGACGAGCCAACCGAGGAGCAGCTCAAAGAATCCGACGGGGAAGAACTACTCGGCCTGTACGAGGGGATCGCGCTGACCGACGGGGACTTTTTCGGCTACGCCGAACCCAATCGGATCTGGATTTTCCGCGGGCCAACCCTGCGCATGTGCGAAACCGAGGAAGAGGTCGCGGAGGAGGTAATCATCACCGTCTTCCACGAGGTCGCCCACCATTTCGGGATCGAGGAAGACGCCCTATGGGACATGGGCTGGGCATAG
- a CDS encoding SDR family NAD(P)-dependent oxidoreductase yields the protein MLKRRVPIAGAVVVVTGGGSGIGRLMAKGAAARGAKAVLVWDLSQDAARAVAEEIGQQARAVCVDVTSNESVAAAAEQALEEFGRVDILINNAGIVTGKDFLSVTEADVERTFAVNTTSHYRTVKAFLPGMLERDRGAIVTIASAAGLVGVARQADYSPSKFGAVGFAQSLRAELRHRGSNVHTLLYCPYYISTGMFEGVKTKFRLVLPIITPDTAARHVLDALEAGCQMKVDPPFVRAAQVAQALPVPVLDKLLDFFGINQTMDDFVGRSSGVDAEPRGADSEPRGADSEPRGADAELAERAVQSREGK from the coding sequence GTGCTGAAACGTAGGGTGCCGATTGCGGGCGCGGTCGTCGTCGTGACCGGCGGCGGTTCGGGAATCGGGCGGCTCATGGCGAAAGGTGCGGCGGCACGCGGGGCGAAAGCCGTGCTGGTTTGGGATCTGAGCCAGGACGCGGCGCGTGCGGTTGCCGAGGAGATCGGCCAGCAGGCGCGGGCGGTGTGCGTTGACGTGACGAGCAATGAATCCGTTGCTGCCGCCGCAGAGCAAGCGCTCGAGGAGTTCGGCAGGGTTGACATTTTGATCAACAATGCGGGCATCGTGACCGGCAAGGATTTCCTTTCCGTCACAGAGGCCGACGTGGAGCGTACGTTCGCCGTCAACACGACCTCCCACTATCGAACTGTAAAGGCGTTCCTGCCCGGAATGCTCGAGCGGGACCGCGGGGCGATTGTGACTATCGCGTCGGCGGCAGGGCTGGTTGGTGTGGCGCGTCAGGCCGATTATTCGCCGTCGAAATTCGGGGCCGTGGGCTTCGCGCAATCGCTGCGCGCCGAGCTGCGCCATCGCGGATCGAACGTTCACACGCTTCTGTACTGTCCGTACTATATTTCGACCGGCATGTTCGAGGGCGTGAAAACGAAATTCCGTTTGGTGTTGCCGATCATCACCCCCGACACCGCTGCGCGGCACGTGCTGGACGCCCTCGAGGCCGGGTGCCAGATGAAAGTCGATCCGCCGTTCGTGCGAGCGGCTCAGGTGGCGCAGGCCCTGCCCGTACCGGTGCTCGATAAGCTACTCGACTTTTTCGGTATTAACCAGACGATGGACGATTTCGTGGGGCGCAGCTCGGGAGTTGATGCCGAACCGCGCGGGGCTGATAGCGAACCGCGCGGGGCTGATAGCGAACCGCGCGGGGCTGACGCCGAACTAGCCGAGCGCGCGGTGCAGTCGCGGGAGGGGAAGTAG
- the rsmI gene encoding 16S rRNA (cytidine(1402)-2'-O)-methyltransferase: MIVLAGTPLGNDDDASPRLRAELAGADLIAAEDTRRLLNLAGRLGVQISAPVTAYHEHNERDAAQSLVAAASQGKRVVVVTDAGMPAISDPGYRLVSLAAEQGVAVTVVPGPSAVLTALAVSGLASDRFAFEGFPPRKDGERRSFFAALAAEPRTTIYFESPRRLEQTLAVMADEFGADRRAAVCRELTKTHEEIRRGTLAELAEWAHDVRGEIVIVVEGASPQARDARSHVPEVLELAAAGLRLKDAAAHVAKREGLRKNELYDLALAARSAR, from the coding sequence ATGATTGTTTTAGCTGGCACCCCGCTCGGTAACGACGACGACGCCTCACCCCGCCTACGCGCCGAACTAGCGGGAGCCGACCTCATCGCAGCCGAAGACACCCGCAGGCTCCTCAATCTTGCTGGCCGCCTCGGCGTGCAGATCTCGGCGCCCGTCACCGCCTACCACGAGCACAATGAGCGCGACGCCGCGCAGTCCCTAGTTGCCGCCGCCAGCCAGGGCAAGCGGGTGGTCGTGGTAACCGATGCCGGAATGCCTGCGATCTCCGATCCCGGTTACAGGCTGGTGTCGCTGGCTGCCGAACAGGGGGTCGCCGTGACGGTGGTGCCAGGCCCGTCGGCGGTCTTGACTGCGCTCGCGGTCTCGGGGCTAGCCTCAGACAGGTTCGCCTTCGAGGGCTTCCCGCCGCGCAAAGACGGCGAGCGCCGCAGCTTCTTCGCAGCCCTTGCTGCCGAGCCGCGCACCACAATCTACTTCGAAAGCCCGCGCCGCCTCGAGCAAACCCTAGCCGTCATGGCCGACGAGTTCGGCGCCGACAGGCGGGCTGCCGTCTGCAGGGAGCTCACGAAAACCCACGAGGAAATCCGGCGTGGCACGCTGGCAGAACTCGCCGAGTGGGCGCACGACGTACGCGGCGAGATTGTCATCGTCGTCGAAGGCGCCAGCCCACAAGCACGCGACGCCCGGTCGCATGTGCCCGAAGTGCTCGAGTTGGCCGCCGCCGGACTGCGCCTCAAAGATGCCGCCGCACACGTCGCCAAACGCGAAGGCCTACGGAAGAACGAGCTATACGATCTTGCGCTAGCCGCGCGCTCGGCTCGCTAG
- a CDS encoding dolichyl-phosphate-mannose--protein mannosyltransferase codes for MTTIHLTPAKRAQYEDELRGRLGLFPKGATLPAQIRLRGWIVTCLAALLAAVTRLTRLTYPHEMVFDETYYVKGAYSLLNFGYERAWEGDDQNELFVAGDLSALKDDPDRWVHPPFGKWLMGLGMRIFGDDNGVGWRFTTALLGVLAVALVVRIALRLFNSVVLAGFAGVAMALDGMGIVMARTGLLDNILMFFVLAGFWALLKDRDHSRAKLAHAVASNKLRIHDDGRLVPADPWAPRTGWRPWLIAAGVLLGLSCGVKWSGAYAVAAFGIFAFAWGVAARKEVGAKLWAGAGFWREGVPAFFQLVPTALLAYIAAWIPWLAHPVGWDRQWARDQQARNANLPAAEQVPMPIDGAPAVVNSWLHYHAETMKFHTGLDSEHTYQSLPWAWPLQLRPVSFYWRAGEDLPAGSCPADDCVSAITSVGNPFVWWLAAAALVVVLWAAIRLRDWRAWAILAGYLAMYAPWFMYLDRTIYQFYAIAFLPFTVLALTFGLAWLTGMLRPPRAYPRPLNAVFTRIGTEQTGPHELRPAVVDIRPAGRRQWIMVGAVTGLIVAAAIFWMPLWWGTPVPRWFWRIHMWMPSWI; via the coding sequence GTGACCACGATCCACCTCACTCCCGCTAAGCGCGCCCAATACGAAGACGAGCTGCGCGGCCGCCTCGGCCTTTTCCCGAAAGGCGCCACGCTCCCCGCACAGATACGACTACGCGGCTGGATCGTCACATGCCTGGCGGCGCTGCTCGCCGCGGTCACGCGCCTGACCCGGCTTACCTATCCGCACGAGATGGTGTTCGACGAAACCTACTACGTCAAAGGCGCATACTCGCTGCTGAATTTCGGCTACGAACGCGCGTGGGAAGGCGATGACCAGAACGAGCTGTTCGTGGCAGGTGACCTCTCCGCACTTAAAGACGACCCCGACCGCTGGGTTCACCCTCCGTTCGGCAAGTGGCTGATGGGCCTGGGCATGCGCATCTTCGGCGACGACAACGGCGTCGGCTGGCGGTTCACGACGGCGTTGCTCGGCGTACTGGCCGTGGCACTCGTCGTCCGGATCGCCTTGCGGCTGTTTAACTCGGTGGTGCTCGCTGGATTCGCCGGCGTCGCGATGGCGCTCGACGGGATGGGGATCGTCATGGCCCGCACGGGCCTGCTCGACAACATCTTGATGTTCTTCGTCCTAGCCGGCTTTTGGGCACTGCTCAAGGACCGCGACCATTCGCGGGCGAAGCTCGCCCACGCCGTCGCCAGCAATAAGCTACGGATTCACGACGACGGGCGGCTGGTTCCCGCCGACCCGTGGGCCCCGCGCACCGGCTGGCGCCCCTGGCTCATCGCGGCAGGGGTGCTGCTCGGGCTGTCGTGCGGGGTGAAGTGGTCGGGTGCGTATGCGGTTGCCGCGTTCGGAATCTTCGCATTCGCGTGGGGCGTGGCCGCCCGCAAAGAGGTCGGCGCAAAGCTGTGGGCGGGCGCGGGCTTTTGGCGCGAGGGCGTGCCCGCATTCTTCCAGCTCGTGCCGACGGCTCTACTTGCCTACATCGCCGCGTGGATTCCATGGTTAGCCCACCCCGTGGGCTGGGATCGCCAATGGGCGCGCGACCAGCAGGCACGCAACGCGAACTTGCCCGCCGCAGAGCAGGTGCCGATGCCGATAGACGGCGCGCCCGCCGTCGTCAATTCCTGGCTCCACTACCACGCCGAAACGATGAAGTTCCATACCGGACTGGACTCCGAACACACCTATCAGTCGTTGCCGTGGGCGTGGCCGCTGCAACTGCGGCCCGTGAGCTTCTACTGGCGTGCGGGCGAGGATTTACCGGCCGGGTCGTGCCCAGCTGACGACTGCGTCTCTGCCATCACCTCGGTGGGCAACCCGTTCGTATGGTGGCTGGCGGCGGCCGCGCTCGTCGTCGTGCTATGGGCGGCGATTCGGCTCCGCGACTGGCGTGCTTGGGCGATCCTCGCCGGATACCTGGCCATGTATGCGCCGTGGTTCATGTACCTGGATCGCACGATCTACCAGTTCTATGCCATTGCGTTCCTGCCGTTTACCGTTCTTGCGCTCACGTTCGGACTGGCGTGGCTCACCGGGATGCTGCGGCCGCCGCGCGCCTACCCCCGCCCACTGAATGCGGTGTTCACCCGGATCGGCACTGAGCAAACCGGACCGCACGAGCTGCGCCCCGCCGTCGTCGACATCCGCCCAGCTGGCCGCCGGCAATGGATCATGGTGGGTGCGGTGACCGGGCTGATCGTAGCCGCAGCTATTTTCTGGATGCCGCTATGGTGGGGCACCCCGGTTCCGCGCTGGTTCTGGCGGATCCACATGTGGATGCCCAGCTGGATCTAG
- a CDS encoding ABC transporter ATP-binding protein — protein MTEFEETAVVLEHIRFGYRKRAPLFTDFDMSIPKGKMTAITGPSGCGKSTLLYIIAGLLRPYAGSITVDGVEILNMTDRECSRFRATQTGFVFQDFVLDPNRSILDAVLEPCIYANYDENSFKARARHLLDSFGVLAPETATPLEISGGQAQRVALARAVLLDPSVIFADEPTGNLDKDSAKIVLDVLHDLTTQGTSVIVVTHDDRVAERADHVVGLERVT, from the coding sequence GTGACTGAATTTGAAGAAACAGCGGTAGTGTTGGAGCATATCCGCTTCGGATATAGAAAAAGAGCTCCACTTTTCACCGACTTTGACATGTCAATCCCGAAAGGGAAAATGACAGCTATTACTGGTCCATCCGGATGTGGAAAATCGACGCTACTTTATATTATTGCGGGACTTCTACGTCCATATGCAGGGTCGATAACCGTAGACGGTGTAGAAATCCTCAATATGACAGATAGGGAATGCTCTAGGTTTCGTGCAACCCAAACGGGTTTTGTGTTTCAAGATTTCGTGCTCGACCCGAACCGATCCATTCTTGATGCTGTTCTCGAGCCGTGTATCTACGCGAACTACGATGAAAATTCTTTTAAGGCTCGTGCGCGCCATTTGCTCGATTCTTTCGGTGTGCTTGCGCCGGAAACTGCCACGCCTTTGGAGATTTCCGGTGGGCAAGCACAGCGAGTTGCACTCGCTCGTGCTGTTTTGCTCGATCCATCCGTAATATTCGCTGATGAACCAACAGGTAATTTAGATAAAGATTCGGCAAAAATTGTTCTGGATGTTCTGCATGACCTAACAACACAAGGTACTTCAGTTATCGTTGTGACCCACGACGACCGTGTCGCTGAGCGTGCTGACCATGTAGTGGGGTTGGAACGTGTTACGTGA
- a CDS encoding succinic semialdehyde dehydrogenase: MNELDRRGRLALQRLLPGVASTLPGVDSSPGQTADPGQTGAQSGKLVVRSPLTGSEIAALSTTPVAELDSVFAVARRVQKRWAAADFESRKQAMLAFHDLVFAEQEALLDLVQWETGKSRGAAFEEIADVAINARYYARSAKSALADQRVQGAMPILTKAVVTRQPKGVVAVISPWNYPLTLTASDALAALMAGNAVVLKPDSLTPLTALAVKALFERAGLPKDLFQVVIGRGSDLGTPMIERADYVMFTGSTATGRHISRQAGERLIGFSAELGGKNAMIVRADAPPGKAAAGAVKACFSNAGQLCISIERIYVHERAWDTFVPAFLRKVKAIRVEGSMRWEADMGPLISQAQLEKVKAHVSDARAKGATVLAGGEELRGVGLWGYAPTVLTGVTPDMEVFAEETFGPVVSLYRVSSDDDAVRLANERRYGLNAAIWTRDVAGAEALARRLDAGMVNINDGYAAGWGSIGGINGGMKESGMGHRHGPEGITKYTDARLVVSQRVMPVAAPPGLGNKGWAKVMGGFLTAMRKLPPWLAGK; encoded by the coding sequence ATGAACGAACTCGATCGCCGCGGCCGCCTCGCCCTGCAGCGCCTGCTTCCCGGCGTCGCCAGCACACTTCCGGGCGTCGACAGCAGCCCAGGGCAAACCGCTGACCCAGGGCAAACCGGCGCGCAATCTGGGAAGTTGGTCGTGCGTTCGCCGCTGACGGGCAGCGAGATTGCCGCGCTGAGCACCACTCCGGTGGCCGAGCTAGACTCCGTGTTCGCCGTGGCCAGACGCGTGCAAAAGCGCTGGGCAGCCGCCGACTTCGAGAGTCGTAAACAAGCAATGCTTGCCTTTCACGATCTCGTGTTCGCGGAGCAGGAGGCCCTGCTCGACCTCGTCCAGTGGGAGACGGGAAAATCCCGCGGCGCGGCCTTCGAAGAAATCGCAGATGTTGCCATCAACGCCCGCTATTACGCCCGAAGTGCAAAGTCGGCGCTTGCCGATCAGCGCGTACAAGGGGCGATGCCGATCCTGACGAAAGCGGTGGTCACCCGGCAGCCGAAGGGCGTCGTCGCTGTTATTTCTCCGTGGAATTATCCGCTTACGCTCACGGCGTCTGATGCCCTTGCTGCGCTCATGGCTGGCAACGCGGTGGTGCTGAAGCCGGATTCGCTCACGCCGCTCACGGCGCTCGCCGTCAAGGCGTTGTTTGAGCGGGCGGGCTTGCCTAAGGATCTGTTTCAGGTGGTGATCGGGCGCGGCTCAGATCTGGGGACGCCGATGATCGAGCGGGCGGATTACGTGATGTTCACGGGGTCTACCGCTACGGGCAGGCATATCTCGCGGCAGGCGGGCGAGCGGCTCATCGGTTTTTCTGCCGAGCTAGGTGGGAAGAACGCGATGATCGTGCGCGCGGATGCCCCGCCCGGGAAAGCAGCAGCGGGCGCGGTGAAAGCGTGCTTTTCAAATGCTGGCCAGCTGTGTATTTCGATTGAGCGAATCTACGTGCACGAGCGCGCATGGGATACCTTCGTGCCGGCGTTCCTTCGCAAGGTCAAGGCGATACGCGTGGAGGGCTCAATGCGCTGGGAAGCGGACATGGGGCCGCTGATTTCGCAGGCGCAACTCGAAAAAGTTAAAGCCCACGTCAGTGACGCCCGCGCGAAAGGCGCCACCGTGCTGGCTGGCGGCGAGGAGCTTCGCGGCGTCGGGCTGTGGGGGTATGCACCAACGGTGTTGACAGGCGTGACACCCGACATGGAAGTTTTTGCCGAGGAAACGTTCGGGCCGGTCGTCTCGTTGTATCGGGTGAGTTCCGACGACGACGCCGTGCGGCTAGCGAACGAAAGGCGGTACGGGTTGAACGCGGCAATCTGGACCAGGGATGTCGCGGGCGCCGAGGCGCTGGCCCGGCGGCTGGACGCTGGCATGGTGAACATTAATGACGGGTATGCGGCCGGCTGGGGATCGATCGGTGGGATCAACGGCGGGATGAAGGAATCCGGCATGGGGCACCGGCACGGCCCTGAAGGTATCACTAAGTACACGGACGCGCGCCTCGTCGTATCGCAGCGGGTGATGCCCGTGGCCGCGCCGCCCGGGCTTGGCAATAAGGGCTGGGCAAAGGTGATGGGCGGTTTTCTTACGGCGATGCGAAAGCTGCCGCCGTGGCTGGCCGGGAAGTAG
- a CDS encoding ABC transporter permease, with the protein MNQSLLHTGLLIFTILVATMAVVLQYGQASNRVKEIQETFHQPEFRTVELVDERESYPLQVDRMELPLRISAVQRVWSLSPSFDVKNPVLPDRGRFSAVYLTGDFDDLPITLTSGRIPNRTCEAIAPRISKQNLGLDESGGLISTAGGQQFTVVGYFEPEHKRAPQSILVYGCKAPKIRSIWLEVEDVDTIDKAVTSTLKILELNPATTSISKSEAIAEIGRKINDSQQNHTILTVGTALIVATLIVSLISAMMVNSRKVEFGRRRALGASRKFLLGLVTVQIVLTVALAAILGIALAAIIVAVIWPLGLPTPAFCFGLAGTLVFGSIIAQTPSAILAAFRDPVEVLRTP; encoded by the coding sequence ATGAATCAGTCACTTCTTCATACAGGGCTGCTTATCTTCACAATTCTTGTTGCGACGATGGCTGTTGTACTTCAGTATGGTCAGGCGAGCAATCGTGTCAAAGAAATCCAAGAAACTTTCCACCAACCCGAGTTCCGCACGGTCGAACTAGTAGATGAACGAGAGTCGTATCCTTTGCAAGTAGATCGTATGGAACTACCGCTGAGAATCTCCGCTGTCCAACGGGTGTGGTCGCTATCACCAAGTTTCGATGTAAAGAATCCAGTGCTACCGGATCGCGGACGATTCTCAGCTGTTTACTTGACAGGAGACTTCGATGATCTGCCTATTACTCTGACATCGGGTCGAATACCGAATCGCACGTGCGAAGCGATCGCTCCGCGTATAAGCAAACAGAATTTAGGGCTAGATGAGAGCGGAGGCTTGATATCAACAGCTGGCGGCCAGCAATTCACTGTCGTCGGCTACTTTGAACCGGAACACAAGAGGGCTCCCCAATCCATTTTGGTATATGGCTGTAAAGCGCCAAAGATCCGGTCCATTTGGCTAGAAGTAGAAGACGTCGATACAATTGACAAGGCGGTTACGAGTACTCTGAAAATTCTCGAATTGAACCCTGCTACCACGAGTATTTCAAAGTCCGAGGCCATCGCTGAGATAGGTCGGAAGATTAACGATTCCCAACAGAACCACACCATCCTTACCGTCGGGACGGCTCTAATCGTAGCGACACTCATTGTTAGTCTCATCTCAGCGATGATGGTGAACTCACGAAAGGTTGAATTTGGCCGTAGACGTGCCTTAGGAGCTTCAAGAAAGTTTCTTCTCGGCTTGGTCACAGTCCAGATCGTACTCACAGTCGCTCTCGCTGCTATTCTTGGAATTGCCTTGGCTGCCATCATTGTTGCAGTCATCTGGCCGCTTGGGTTACCGACCCCGGCGTTTTGCTTTGGATTAGCCGGAACTCTCGTATTCGGCAGTATCATCGCCCAAACGCCATCCGCGATTTTGGCGGCTTTCCGAGATCCTGTCGAAGTACTCCGCACCCCGTAA